Genomic segment of Panicum virgatum strain AP13 chromosome 2K, P.virgatum_v5, whole genome shotgun sequence:
TCTTCGCAATCAAATTATATAGATAGGAGAACAAACTAACCAGCATTTCACTCTTGATACTGAAGAAACCGTCCTTATCAGCCACCACAGTAGGTTTTGATGCTCCAACAGCCATGATAGCTCCCTGAACCGAGCCATTACATATAATCAATCTTATTCTTACATTTCATAAATACAATTCCATCAGCATTTCATACTAACTACGTGGGCAGCAGGGAGAAAACCTTACCTGACCAGCTGGAAGGATTGCATCAAATCTATCCACCCCAAACATACCCAAATTGGACAGCGTAAACGTCCCTACACATCATCAGTTCTTTAGGTATGCAAAGTTATCAGAAACAGCGTACATTAGCACAGCATTCAAAACATTCGATACCTGAGTTGTATTCATTTGGTTGTAGCTGCTTGGTGCGTGCCTTCTTGAGCAGAACTCTCCACTTTTGTGCAAGCAGATATATATCCAACTGTCAtgtaatttttggagctattcAGTAAAAATATAAGATGCACTTGCATGCTAAAAACCTACATCGCTTAACAGACAATACAGCTATTTCAATAAGCATGAACCTTATCAGCATCCTCCAGGACAGGCGTAAGAAGACCACCCTCGAGTGCAACAGCCACTCCAATGTTCACATTAGTGCTGTAGCTGAAGCTCTTTCCATCTCTGCAGCTAGCATTTACAACAGGGTGCTGGGTTAGGGCCATGGCTGCTGCCTTCACCAGCAGCACTGTCTTTGTAACCCCCTTCGACTTGACCTACCACACCCATTTCAATCCGACAATCACTAAACAAATGAACAATTGAGCAGCATCTCAAGGTGAAATTCAACGCTGTGCGCGAGATCAATAGAAATGGTACCTTTTCATAGAGTGCGTCGAGCTTATCAGTGATCATAGAGTAGCCAACCCGGAATGTTGGCACTGACAAGCTCTCCACCATGTTCCTGCTCACCGCCGCCTGCATTGTTGTGAACGGCACCACCCTGCCACCGGGCAGTGGTGGCAGCACTGCACCCGAGGCCATCGGAGTAGCAGGGGGAACAGCGGCGGCAGGGAGTGGAGGTGGAGTGACCTTTGGCTTCGGCTTGATGCCAGCAGCTGCCTCAACGTCAGCCTCCGTGACGCGCCCGTGTGGCCCCGTGCCGACAACCGCGGCGATGTCCACCCTGTGCTGCTTCGCGAGCTTCTTGGCATAAGGCGTCGCAACGCCTTTTGTcgctggaggaggtggcgccggggtggcggcggcggcggcggcggcatggggaGGGGGCTGTTCCTGGCTCTGTCCCTGGGAGAGGGACTGggcgcgcgcccgcgccagAGCGACCTCCTCCTCGGACTCGGCGAGGAGGGCGATGGGGGCGCCCACGGGCGCGGTCCCGCCGGCCGGGACGAGGACGGCTGCGACGATGCCGTCGTGGAACGTCTCCACGTCCATGTCGGCCTTGTCGGACTCGACGACCACCACGGGGTCGCCCTTGGCGACGCGGTCCCCCTCGGCGGCGGTCCAGGAGACGATCTTCCCCTCCGTCATCGTCGAGCTCAGCGCCGGCATGAATATCTCCCGCACCTTCGCCCGCACCACAGCCACCGtcctccgccgcgggcgcggcacCCCCGCGGCAGCAGCAAGGCCAAGGCGCGCCCGCCCCGGGACAGtgtggagggagagggagggggaagcCAGTGACGCCATGACCCGCCTCTCGGGAGTCAGGACCCAGGAGGGGCGAGGAGAACGCGGGGGCGGCGGAATCCGGcgacccgcgcggcggcggcggcgcgaggtggGGAGACGAACCGGAGCGTTAGGTGAAGGCGGAACCCACTGAGGCCCTCTTTCCCACCCCATGAACCcggtaaacgcaaaaaaaaaaaacatcacatcgaatatttcgacacatgcatggagtactaaatgaagtctatttacaattttttttgcatggatgagctgtaaattgcgagacgaatctaatgagcctacttaacctatgatttgcaacagtgatgctacagtaaccatccgctaattattaattaactatggattaattagcatcattagattcgtctcgcgatttacaacctatctgtgcaaaaaattttgtaaatagacttcatttagtacttcaaattagtaagatttcatcgcaaaatttttttgcgaaaacatctaaacacggcctgacGTGTGGGACCTGGGTACCAGTCCGGTGATGCTCCGTGATGCTTAGCATCTCTGGCGTCAGCGCGATCGCGATCCAAATCTTGTCTGGACCGTCCGATAGACGATCCGCAGCAAAGACCGTCGTCGGCGGGGGCTGTATCTCGCGGAAGATAGTCAAGcaactcatatatatataaagtcTACCAAAATTCAGCTGATAGCCCATTCAACATTTTACTTAAAATAATATTTCGAAAATGTTGAAATAATAGTTTGAAAATATtgaaataatatttttaaatgttgAATATCAACATTTTCTCATCTACTTCTTCGTCGGCAGCGGCCGGCAATGGAGGCGTGGCGGCTGGCCGTAGAGGCGCTACggcagggcgaggcggcggcagcggcggagcaagtaggcggcggagcaggcgaTGCAGGTAGAGCAAGGGCGCCGCAGGCAGCGGCAGCGCGGTGCAGTCCCCCGCGGCGGAGTAGGTGCGCGGCGCAGCCACCACACGGAGCAGACGAGCAGATGCACGGGACGCGATgcgggcagccggcggcggcggtaggaaGAGGAGATGGGGATTGGAGATGGAGAGAGAGGATGGTAGGGTTTGGAGTGAATTCAAGGACTATGATTaattgcacgaatctcaaatagTGGAAGGCGAGGAAAAAAAATCTTCCACAAGACGGAAATAGATTTCCGGTCGTCGGCTGGCCATGCTATATCTATTTTTATAAGCGGACCAGGCCTACTAATCGTAATGGAGGGATCGGATACCACACTATCCGCAGCGGCTCACGGGGTTCTTCCGCAATGAAGGTGAGGTTTTACTTACTTCGTTCTAAAATAATTACAATTATAGAGTTTAAAATTTATCCTAAAAATACTAATTTCAATAATTCACACAGATAAATATAGACCTAGCTACCTTAAAGTGGTGCTTGGACAAGAAACAGTAGTATAGTCAGCTATGACCTTCAGAGtcttgcagttttttttttccttgacgGGAAGCCAGAAGCTAATTACCGTACCTTTCGGTTCGTTGTCAAACGTCTATCTAGTTCTAATTAGGCGACTTTTTCTTCTAATAAACAGAACACGGCTTTCATGAAACGAAATGAGTCCCGGGCATCATTTTGCAGTCACCTTCATCGTACTTGGATCGACCGAGTGTAGATAACATGCATGTTGACCTCGCAGCGGTGAACTCTTTGGATCTGGCGGCAATGGCATGGCAAGGCAAGGCACCTGGCATCCATCCATCATGATCAGAGGGGAAAGAATTGAAGCCTTGCTTTGGATTATTGGATACCTCCCCGGGAAACGAACAAAGCAGCCAGCCCGTGGCCACGGGCCATCCACGTGCGAGACGACCTCGTGCGGAAGTCAAAGTCCTGCCCAGCGAGGACCCGTCTCTCGACCTGGTGCCCTGCTGCCTCTGCCTGCCTGTTGTGACCTGAAGCAAAAGAGGCTGATGGATTGGTGCTCCACCGTGCTACTCCAACTCGAAGGCCGGATCGATACTCTTCGATTCGGCTCTGCGGAAACGCGATCCCAGGGCCCATATTTGCCCTGCGTCCCCAACGCGGCCTCATGTTCAACCGCACGGCACACGGTTCGCCACAACTTCAGCTGCtcgcctgctctgctctgcagTACGAGGCGAACTGCGAGTCGGGGTCGTCATCGGCTTCAGCGAGCTGCCCAAcgaaccaaccaaccaacccaGTGGGAGCAGGGGAGAACGTACGTGGGCTAGGATGTCAGCCAGACAGCCACGAGTCCACTGCAGCCAGAGCCAGGCCTTGCGTTCCGACTCACGGGACGGAAGCGCCGGGGGGACGAGGACGACGTCGTGCCCTTTCCTCGCGGTTTCACCGGGTCCCCGCGAGGCCACGAGTCGAGCCAAGCGAGGCCGGACCGCCGGACCTGACCTGCACCGCACGTCTCGCCCGTGTCCGTGCCAACGCCCGCCGCGCCCACGCGGTCTGCCTctgtctctcctctctccttcccggTGGTGGAACGGCTAGAAAAATAGCTCGTGGCTCGTAGCTCGGCTCGGGCTCGgaacggctcggctcggctcggagtAGCTCGCGAGCCTCAAACGAGCCGAGTCAAGCCAGATTTTTTGGCTCGCAAAaatagcgagccgagccgagccggctcgtTCAGGCTCGCGAGCCCGACCCAATACAGTTTAAGAATAATTTCACGATGATTGATGAATTAATTCTTCATCATTAGTGGTATAAATTAATATTTATACATATAACATAGCAATTTGTATGTACATAAGAAATATATGCCACATAATTATTGTtatcattaaaaaaataaattaatttattttaagTTTAGTTCACATTGTTTAGtgtggctcgcgagccggctcgagccggctcgcgagcctccaccgagccgagccgagcctgattTTCTGGCTCGCAAAaatagcgagccgagccgagctcggctcgtTCACTTGCCGAGCCGAACCGAGCCGAGCTCAGCTCAgctcggctcgtttccagccctaGTGGAACCTACCAAGGCGAGCGAGCCGGCGGGGCGGGGGTGTCTCTCGCGCCGAGCTATCGCAGAAGCTGTCCTCCGCCCTGTCCTTTTCTCTCCCGCCATCCCCCGCCTCCCCTGACTCCGGCGCTGCCTTCCACCGCCGCCAACCCTAATCGAGCACGCCGCTGTGCTGCCCGTACACCGCCTCGCCCCCGCTATCGGCCACCGCCCACTGATTGTCCGGCCCCGCCCGACCGGCGGCGCTCCCgtgccgcctcgccctccgccggccgagccgccgctgccgccccggcCCCCCTCTTCTATAGCCGGAGGCCATGGAGCCGCCCCGGACCCCAACAACCCGAAACctaaaggccgccgccgcccgccaccactCCCCCCACATACTACCACCGgaccccggccaccccctccccctagCTCGCAACCCCTCACCGGCCGCCGTGGCTCAAGAAAGAAGATGTACAGTGTTTCTGCGATGTGTGGTCGGGAAATCGCATATGCCATGAACAGATTTCGTAGCGGGGCGGGGCCCCAGACCCGCCGCTCGTCGTCAACGCGCAGTCGCCCGGACTATCCCGCCCCGACAGCGACGCCTCTGAACAGTAGTCGCTTCGCTtgacccctcccctccctcgcgGCCGCGCTCCTCGACCTCTCCCCGACGCAAAATCCACACTCCAGGTAGGCAGCTCAGGCAGCGCACGCGGCACGCGctcccctcccttcccttcccctcGCCTCGCCTGCCTTCCCAAACCCAACTCCACCCCCGTTCCGCTCGCGCGCCGCGCCACACAGAAGAATCCACCGCCCGCGCACGTTCGACAGCCCATCCATCCACGcaccccaccgccgcccccggctTGCCTGCCGGGCCGAAGCGCGCTGACCTCGCGCTCTCCCCTcaccccagcagcagcagcaccccaCCGCGCCAGGTCCAGCCCCCGCCCCGGGCGCTggccggcgaggccggcggcatGAAGCTGCGGGCGCTCCTGGAGCGCCTGGCGCggcccttctcctcctcctcccgccgctcctcctccgagTCCCGCCGcgacaaggaggaggaggcggacctgGAGGCGATCGCGGCGCGGGAGCAGCGCGCGTTCCGGTACgaggccctggcggcggcgacgcggggcTTCTCGGAGAAGAACCGGCTCGGCCAGGGCGGCTTCGGCCCCGTCTACCGGGGCCGCCTCGAGGACGGCCGCGACGTCGCCGTCAAGCGCCTCGGCGCCGGGTCGCGGCAGGGCACGCGGGAGTTCCGGAACGAGGCCACGCTGCTGTCCCGGGTGCAGCACCGGAACGTCGTCAACCTCATCGGCTactgcgcgcgcggcgccgaggACAAGCTGCTCGTCTACGAGTACGTGCCCAACGAGAGCCTCGACAAGATCCTCTTCCCCCCAGCCTCCGGCCACTGTGAGTCCCAGTCCCCCCCCGTGCCGCTCCATCGATTGCTGCTCCCCTCGTTTTGCTTCCGATTTTCCGCCATTAGTTAACTAGCCAATTAATTGCTCGAGCAACTCGTGATTTCCGTGTTCGTGCGATCAGACGCCGGAGATTAATATATTCAATCATATCCGACGGGATCTGCAATCCGTGTGCTTGGATTCAATCAAACACAGGGCGGCCGATGCAGACGGTTGGTGGGGCGGGGGGATATTTTCGTCGCAGGGCATCGATGCGCCAGGGAAAAGTCGCTGTA
This window contains:
- the LOC120679143 gene encoding dihydrolipoyllysine-residue acetyltransferase component 4 of pyruvate dehydrogenase complex, chloroplastic-like, translated to MASLASPSLSLHTVPGRARLGLAAAAGVPRPRRRTVAVVRAKVREIFMPALSSTMTEGKIVSWTAAEGDRVAKGDPVVVVESDKADMDVETFHDGIVAAVLVPAGGTAPVGAPIALLAESEEEVALARARAQSLSQGQSQEQPPPHAAAAAAATPAPPPPATKGVATPYAKKLAKQHRVDIAAVVGTGPHGRVTEADVEAAAGIKPKPKVTPPPLPAAAVPPATPMASGAVLPPLPGGRVVPFTTMQAAVSRNMVESLSVPTFRVGYSMITDKLDALYEKVKSKGVTKTVLLVKAAAMALTQHPVVNASCRDGKSFSYSTNVNIGVAVALEGGLLTPVLEDADKLDIYLLAQKWRVLLKKARTKQLQPNEYNSGTFTLSNLGMFGVDRFDAILPAGQGAIMAVGASKPTVVADKDGFFSIKSEMLVNVTADHRIIYSADLAAFLQTFAKIVEDPACLTL